The following proteins come from a genomic window of Sphaerisporangium rubeum:
- a CDS encoding sacsin N-terminal ATP-binding-like domain-containing protein, producing the protein MTDTFGTEHLRTTVLAAWAASPARFREDANAEEDFALGGYRDRLIVELAQNAADAALRAGVPGRLRLSLSGGVLTAANTGAPLDAEGVEGLSTLRVSGKRDEEGATGRFGVGFAAVVSVCDEPSIGSRATGTVRWSRAETAALAGKVPELSGELAERGGHVPMLRLPFEADPVDVPEGFDTVVRLPLRDEAVEQAVRRMLDDTGPALPLAMPALPVIEIEVDGVSRAVTADGWRVVEESGRFTAEQVAELYAGRPTEERARPFWLVRWAVPETLGRLPKDVAPVVHAPTPSDEPLDLPALLIATFPLTTDRRHVASGPLTTFLVDRAAEVYLRLLGTLPKTPALLDLVPGLMGKGELDAAIRRAILRLLPGTPLLPALSPAADPGSPPARPEPGAEYVVAGREASAVAGPAEFLDKIAHAVPGLLPAGWASRHPALATLGVTRIEPADVIDLLSGEAVDDVTPAWWRDLYEVIPGDDREALGALPVPLADGRLVRGPRGTLLLTDGSSLDAGLLGPLGLRVVHPEAAHPLLLRLGAAEATPRSVLEDPLTRATVSESLDSADPEPVAQAVLALVDAAGLTPGEAPWLSALALRGADGELYPAGELLLGGGSLAGLIDQDVPFGVAAPDLVERYGSRVLEAAGVLDGFAVVNDADVLLDPEECDHDLDAEDDWLDAVLDVLPEASVPPVAREFTAVRDLEYVADWPSALTLLTRPPLRAALQPLRALVDGEIAEAPSYTAWWLSRHPVLDGRLPTSLRVPDGDPLLYGLYGDAPAGLDATALSMIGVRTTLADLLAGHGGPDELLDLLADPSLEVDRPQLRALWVALAAVEPSRVAPPTAVRAVLHGEIVVADAEDGHPIGGNGAPLPDGLTATGGPVVVEAPDLLPVVAGRPLVLAPSELAEALSELLDLPVAGEAVPGEVTSSGQERAVPPQVRSLLPTAPATYVEHTELTVDGVRVPWRFYEGTVHAATVEGLARGLAWATGQWGDRLAVAALLRDPDAVPVLLAESDLDS; encoded by the coding sequence GTGACCGACACCTTTGGCACAGAACATCTGCGCACGACCGTCCTCGCCGCCTGGGCCGCCTCCCCCGCGAGGTTCCGTGAGGACGCCAACGCCGAGGAGGACTTCGCGCTCGGCGGGTACCGCGACCGTCTGATCGTCGAGCTGGCGCAGAACGCCGCCGACGCCGCGCTGCGGGCCGGCGTGCCGGGACGGCTCAGGCTGAGCCTGTCCGGTGGTGTGCTCACCGCCGCCAACACCGGGGCACCGCTGGACGCCGAGGGGGTCGAGGGCCTGTCCACGCTGCGGGTGTCCGGCAAGAGGGACGAGGAAGGCGCCACCGGCCGGTTCGGCGTGGGGTTCGCCGCCGTCGTGTCGGTCTGCGACGAGCCGTCGATCGGGTCCCGGGCCACCGGGACGGTGCGCTGGTCGCGCGCCGAGACCGCCGCGCTGGCCGGCAAGGTCCCCGAGCTGTCCGGTGAGCTCGCCGAGCGCGGCGGCCACGTGCCGATGCTCCGCCTGCCGTTCGAGGCCGACCCGGTGGACGTCCCCGAGGGGTTCGACACGGTGGTCCGGCTGCCGCTGCGCGACGAGGCCGTCGAACAGGCCGTGCGCCGCATGCTCGACGACACCGGTCCTGCGCTGCCGCTGGCCATGCCGGCCCTGCCGGTGATCGAGATCGAGGTGGACGGCGTGTCGCGCGCGGTCACCGCCGACGGCTGGCGGGTGGTCGAGGAGTCGGGCCGGTTCACCGCCGAGCAGGTCGCCGAGCTGTACGCCGGCCGGCCCACCGAGGAGCGCGCGCGGCCGTTCTGGCTGGTCCGCTGGGCCGTGCCGGAGACGCTCGGCCGCCTGCCGAAGGACGTCGCACCCGTGGTGCACGCGCCGACCCCGAGCGACGAGCCGCTCGACCTTCCCGCGCTGCTCATCGCGACCTTCCCGCTGACCACCGACCGGCGGCACGTCGCGTCCGGGCCGCTGACGACGTTCCTGGTGGACCGGGCCGCCGAGGTGTACCTGCGGCTGCTCGGCACGCTGCCGAAGACCCCGGCGCTGCTCGACCTGGTGCCTGGCCTCATGGGTAAAGGCGAGCTCGACGCCGCGATCCGCCGCGCCATCCTGCGCCTGCTCCCCGGCACGCCGCTGCTGCCGGCGCTCTCGCCGGCCGCCGACCCCGGCTCCCCGCCGGCCCGGCCCGAGCCCGGCGCCGAGTACGTCGTGGCCGGACGTGAGGCGTCCGCCGTGGCCGGACCCGCCGAGTTCCTGGACAAGATCGCGCACGCCGTTCCCGGTCTGCTCCCCGCCGGCTGGGCCTCCCGGCACCCGGCGCTCGCCACGCTCGGCGTCACCCGGATCGAGCCGGCCGACGTGATCGACCTGCTGTCCGGCGAGGCCGTGGACGACGTCACCCCCGCGTGGTGGCGCGACCTGTACGAGGTGATCCCGGGGGACGACAGGGAGGCGCTCGGCGCGCTCCCCGTCCCGCTGGCCGACGGCCGGCTGGTGCGGGGGCCGCGCGGCACGCTGCTGCTCACCGACGGCTCGTCACTGGACGCCGGGTTGCTCGGCCCTCTCGGGTTGCGTGTCGTGCACCCCGAGGCGGCCCACCCGCTGCTGCTGCGCCTCGGCGCCGCCGAGGCGACCCCGCGCAGCGTGCTCGAAGACCCGCTGACCCGTGCCACGGTGTCGGAGTCGCTGGACAGCGCCGACCCCGAACCGGTGGCGCAGGCCGTGCTGGCGCTGGTCGACGCCGCGGGGCTCACCCCCGGCGAGGCGCCGTGGCTGTCGGCGCTGGCGCTGCGCGGCGCGGACGGTGAGCTGTACCCGGCCGGGGAGCTGCTGCTCGGCGGCGGGTCGCTCGCCGGGCTGATCGACCAGGACGTGCCGTTCGGTGTGGCGGCCCCCGACCTGGTCGAACGGTACGGCAGCCGTGTGCTTGAGGCGGCCGGCGTGCTCGACGGCTTCGCCGTGGTCAACGACGCCGACGTGCTGCTCGACCCGGAGGAGTGCGACCACGACCTCGACGCCGAGGACGACTGGCTGGACGCCGTGCTCGACGTGCTGCCGGAGGCCTCGGTGCCGCCGGTCGCACGTGAGTTCACCGCCGTCCGCGACCTGGAGTACGTGGCCGACTGGCCGTCCGCGCTGACCCTGCTCACCCGGCCTCCGCTGCGTGCCGCGCTCCAACCTCTGCGGGCCCTGGTGGACGGCGAGATCGCCGAGGCCCCTTCGTACACGGCGTGGTGGCTGTCCCGGCACCCGGTGCTCGACGGCCGCCTCCCCACGTCGCTGCGCGTCCCCGACGGCGACCCACTGCTCTACGGCCTGTACGGCGACGCGCCGGCCGGCCTCGACGCCACCGCGCTCTCCATGATCGGCGTGCGCACCACCCTCGCCGACCTGCTCGCCGGCCACGGCGGCCCCGACGAACTGCTCGACCTGCTGGCCGACCCGTCCCTTGAGGTGGACCGGCCGCAGCTCCGCGCTCTGTGGGTCGCGCTGGCCGCCGTCGAGCCGTCCCGGGTGGCCCCGCCGACGGCGGTCCGGGCCGTGCTGCACGGCGAGATCGTCGTCGCGGACGCCGAGGACGGCCACCCGATCGGCGGCAACGGCGCTCCCCTGCCCGACGGCCTGACCGCCACCGGCGGCCCCGTCGTGGTCGAGGCCCCCGACCTGCTGCCGGTCGTGGCGGGCCGTCCCCTCGTGCTCGCGCCGTCCGAACTGGCCGAGGCCCTGTCCGAGCTGCTCGACCTCCCTGTGGCCGGCGAGGCCGTCCCCGGCGAGGTCACCTCCTCCGGCCAGGAGCGTGCCGTACCCCCGCAGGTGCGGTCACTGCTGCCGACGGCCCCCGCGACGTACGTCGAGCACACCGAACTGACCGTGGACGGTGTGCGCGTGCCGTGGCGCTTCTACGAGGGCACCGTGCACGCGGCCACCGTCGAGGGCCTCGCCCGGGGCCTCGCCTGGGCCACCGGCCAGTGGGGTGACCGCCTGGCGGTCGCCGCGCTGCTCCGCGACCCGGACGCCGTCCCCGTCCTGCTCGCCGAGTCCGACCTGGACTCCTGA
- a CDS encoding DUF3027 domain-containing protein produces the protein MSRTRSRTFAVDQACAEAVDLARAAAEQIARPGEVGEHLGFASEAERVVTHYFACLDRAYSGWRWAITVARASRARNVTVSETVLLPGTGALLPPDWVPWSERLLPGDLGVGDLLPASDDDDRLAPGFTQIDDDPDHQMFFEYGLGRARVLSAIGRDRAVHRWHAGESGPHTPIAHAAPAQCSTCGFYWPLAGSLRLGFGVCANEFAPDDGKVVAADHGCGAHSEAVVAQAGGEAATPILDDLGYDLMDDGAPAAGSVPDEGDSEPLGHS, from the coding sequence GTGAGTCGCACTCGTTCCCGCACCTTCGCCGTCGACCAGGCCTGTGCCGAAGCCGTCGACCTCGCCCGTGCCGCGGCCGAGCAGATCGCTCGTCCCGGCGAGGTGGGTGAGCACCTCGGCTTCGCGAGCGAGGCCGAGCGCGTCGTCACCCATTACTTCGCGTGCCTCGACCGCGCCTACAGCGGCTGGCGCTGGGCCATCACCGTGGCCCGAGCGTCCCGCGCGCGCAACGTCACGGTCAGCGAGACCGTGCTGCTGCCCGGCACCGGCGCGCTTCTGCCTCCCGACTGGGTGCCGTGGAGCGAGCGGTTGCTCCCCGGTGACCTCGGCGTCGGCGACCTGCTCCCCGCGTCCGACGACGACGACCGGCTCGCCCCCGGGTTCACGCAGATCGACGACGACCCCGACCACCAGATGTTCTTCGAGTACGGCCTCGGCCGGGCCCGCGTGCTGTCGGCCATCGGCCGTGACCGCGCCGTGCACCGCTGGCACGCCGGGGAGTCCGGCCCGCACACCCCGATCGCGCACGCCGCGCCGGCCCAGTGCTCCACCTGCGGCTTCTACTGGCCGCTCGCCGGTTCGCTGCGCCTCGGCTTCGGCGTCTGCGCCAACGAGTTCGCACCCGACGACGGCAAGGTCGTCGCGGCCGACCACGGCTGCGGCGCGCACTCGGAGGCCGTGGTCGCGCAGGCCGGCGGTGAGGCGGCGACGCCGATCCTCGACGACCTCGGCTACGACCTGATGGACGACGGCGCACCGGCCGCGGGCTCGGTGCCCGACGAGGGGGACTCCGAGCCTCTCGGCCACTCCTGA
- a CDS encoding MFS transporter, which translates to MGNGWEKARQAGRAVAGAGRGTLRAGRTAATQAARAGQAGANGVVRAGKGVGHATRRLTHAQGAGRTGLGRLIELTAAQSAGDALITVSLAGTLLFGLPVDQARGQVALYLLITMVPFAVVAPFVGPVLDRFRSGRRFVMAGTLFARGLLCWAMAAAIGPADGLTLFPAALAVLVLSKAYNVSRAATMPSVLPADISLVTANARVALFSLVSAGVTAAAGAGLAAWIGGEWVLRGTMIVFLAAGVSAMRLPRHVDAPDLDFGEEDEDGQDGRPPREKRRWRTLLTLGPVVTEAMRANAALRVLSGFLIFFLLFLVQEGHLRESGLSTQVLLAALAAGAGAGGLLGAVVASWLRGHSPQVIVLIALGVATATAVAGAFFFSLWPAVAVAAVAGFAQEVGKLALDAIVQREIGEEVRSSTFGVVEAVLQIAWVAGGLAGLLLSLLSGRAAGPTGLAVIAAAMVAALAALVVARRRRLRAQEERVRTTVVVPAMAEGRDGPDAAGPDVTGPAGPEPGGGPAGTPGATDGDRPGTEGGQPRAGTTKPLTNPYG; encoded by the coding sequence ATGGGGAACGGCTGGGAAAAGGCACGGCAGGCGGGCCGCGCCGTGGCCGGTGCCGGTCGCGGCACGTTGCGCGCCGGCCGTACGGCGGCCACTCAGGCGGCGCGGGCCGGACAGGCCGGCGCCAATGGGGTGGTGCGGGCCGGCAAGGGGGTCGGCCATGCCACGCGCAGGCTCACGCACGCGCAAGGCGCGGGACGCACGGGGCTCGGCCGGCTGATCGAGCTCACCGCCGCGCAGAGCGCGGGAGACGCGCTGATCACGGTGTCGCTGGCCGGCACGCTGCTGTTCGGCCTGCCGGTGGACCAGGCACGCGGCCAGGTGGCGCTGTACCTGCTGATCACCATGGTGCCGTTCGCGGTGGTGGCGCCGTTCGTCGGACCGGTGCTCGACCGCTTCCGTTCGGGCCGCCGTTTCGTGATGGCCGGCACGCTGTTCGCGCGCGGCCTGCTGTGCTGGGCCATGGCGGCGGCCATCGGCCCCGCCGACGGTCTCACCCTGTTCCCCGCGGCGCTCGCGGTGCTCGTGCTGTCCAAGGCCTACAACGTGTCGCGGGCCGCGACCATGCCGAGCGTGCTGCCTGCCGACATCAGCCTGGTGACGGCGAACGCCAGGGTGGCGCTGTTCTCGCTGGTGTCGGCGGGGGTGACGGCCGCGGCCGGCGCGGGGCTCGCGGCCTGGATCGGCGGCGAGTGGGTGCTGCGTGGCACCATGATCGTGTTCCTGGCGGCCGGGGTGTCGGCCATGCGGCTCCCCCGGCACGTGGACGCTCCGGACCTCGACTTCGGCGAGGAAGACGAGGACGGCCAAGACGGCAGGCCGCCGCGCGAGAAGCGGCGCTGGCGCACGCTGCTCACCCTCGGCCCCGTGGTGACCGAGGCGATGCGCGCGAACGCCGCGCTCCGCGTCCTGTCCGGCTTCCTGATCTTCTTCCTGTTGTTCCTCGTGCAGGAGGGGCACCTGCGTGAGAGCGGCCTGTCCACGCAGGTGCTGCTCGCGGCGCTCGCGGCGGGGGCCGGGGCCGGCGGCCTGCTCGGCGCGGTGGTCGCCTCGTGGCTACGGGGCCACTCGCCGCAGGTGATCGTGCTCATCGCGCTCGGCGTCGCGACGGCGACCGCCGTGGCCGGCGCGTTCTTCTTCTCGCTGTGGCCCGCGGTCGCCGTCGCCGCGGTGGCCGGGTTCGCGCAGGAGGTCGGCAAGCTGGCCCTGGACGCCATCGTGCAGCGGGAGATCGGCGAGGAGGTGCGCTCCTCGACGTTCGGTGTGGTCGAGGCGGTGCTGCAGATCGCCTGGGTGGCCGGCGGGCTGGCCGGCCTGCTGCTGTCGCTGCTGTCGGGACGCGCCGCGGGGCCGACGGGCCTCGCGGTCATCGCCGCCGCCATGGTGGCCGCGCTCGCCGCGCTGGTCGTGGCCCGCCGCCGCCGGCTGCGCGCGCAGGAGGAACGCGTGCGCACCACGGTCGTCGTCCCGGCCATGGCCGAGGGCCGGGACGGGCCGGACGCCGCGGGGCCGGACGTCACCGGTCCCGCGGGACCGGAACCCGGCGGCGGGCCGGCCGGAACCCCCGGAGCGACGGATGGTGACCGGCCGGGGACGGAAGGCGGTCAGCCGCGCGCAGGAACGACCAAGCCCTTGACCAACCCGTACGGCTGA
- a CDS encoding cold shock domain-containing protein, whose protein sequence is MPTGKVKWYDADKGFGFLTRDDGGEVFVHSSALPKGVEALKPGQKVEFGVAEGRRGQQALSVRVLEQPPTLAKTVKPKGKRKTPDELVVIVEDLIKLLDDVSNSYQRGKHPDVAHAKKIATVLRAVADDIDA, encoded by the coding sequence GTGCCTACTGGCAAGGTCAAGTGGTACGACGCTGACAAGGGCTTCGGATTCCTGACCCGCGACGACGGCGGCGAGGTGTTCGTGCACTCCTCGGCGCTTCCCAAGGGTGTCGAGGCGCTCAAGCCCGGTCAGAAGGTCGAGTTCGGTGTGGCCGAGGGTCGCCGTGGCCAGCAGGCGCTGTCGGTCCGTGTGCTGGAGCAGCCCCCGACGCTCGCCAAGACCGTGAAACCCAAGGGCAAGCGCAAGACGCCGGATGAGCTCGTCGTCATCGTGGAAGACCTGATCAAGCTACTGGACGACGTCTCCAACTCCTACCAGCGCGGCAAGCACCCCGACGTCGCGCACGCCAAGAAGATCGCGACCGTCCTGCGGGCCGTCGCCGACGACATCGACGCCTGA
- a CDS encoding HAD family hydrolase: MGFDLDLTLADTRAGIAAVYDEVASRLGVPIDSAEVVSRLGPPLEQELAVWLPEEDVPAAAALYRSLYAEIAVPRTTLMAGAAEAVAAVRRHGGRVIVVTGKNGVSARETVDFLRLDVDEVVGSVFGAAKGVAIQQFGAAAYVGDHVADIAAARAGGALSVTVTTGAYPSEAMHAHGADVILRDLTEFASWFSVWCVPEIGAVSTVIRRPGRA; encoded by the coding sequence GTGGGATTCGATCTCGATCTGACGCTGGCCGACACCCGCGCGGGGATCGCGGCGGTGTACGACGAGGTGGCGTCGCGGCTCGGTGTGCCGATCGACAGCGCCGAGGTGGTGAGCAGGCTCGGCCCGCCGCTCGAACAGGAGCTGGCGGTCTGGCTGCCGGAGGAGGACGTCCCGGCGGCCGCGGCGCTGTACCGCTCCCTGTACGCGGAGATCGCCGTGCCGCGTACGACACTGATGGCGGGTGCGGCCGAGGCGGTGGCCGCGGTGCGCCGCCACGGCGGCCGGGTCATCGTCGTGACGGGGAAGAACGGTGTGTCGGCCAGGGAAACCGTCGATTTCCTCCGGCTTGATGTGGACGAAGTGGTCGGTTCGGTGTTCGGAGCGGCTAAAGGGGTCGCCATCCAGCAATTCGGGGCCGCCGCCTATGTGGGGGATCACGTGGCCGATATAGCCGCCGCGCGGGCCGGTGGCGCGCTCAGCGTGACGGTCACCACAGGGGCCTACCCCAGTGAGGCGATGCACGCTCATGGCGCCGACGTCATCCTGCGCGATCTGACAGAATTCGCCTCGTGGTTCTCGGTGTGGTGCGTCCCGGAAATCGGGGCCGTTTCGACGGTCATCCGACGTCCCGGACGGGCATAA
- a CDS encoding TetR/AcrR family transcriptional regulator — MTRSTRDRIVGESLRLFAERGYAATSVAEIEAAAGLSPGAGGLYRHFRSKYEVLATAVAEHAARTRTHITDTLAEASSPGTAAPLEERLAHICRAGLAKVHEEGRLTRIFFRDLSQFPELVALVREGLLQPMFDAITTWFRAQPEYAEADVDWPAIGAVLGGAVVHYRLFQDTVGDMPGRTDPDRFVASWVRLSLGLLSVPSRGATAEVAEVAG, encoded by the coding sequence ATGACCAGATCCACGCGCGATCGCATCGTCGGTGAGTCCCTGCGGCTGTTCGCCGAGCGAGGGTACGCGGCGACCTCCGTCGCCGAGATCGAGGCCGCGGCGGGGCTGTCCCCCGGAGCCGGTGGGCTCTACCGGCACTTCAGGTCCAAGTACGAGGTGCTGGCCACCGCGGTGGCCGAGCACGCCGCGCGGACCCGCACGCACATCACCGACACGCTCGCCGAGGCGAGCTCCCCCGGCACGGCCGCGCCGCTGGAGGAGCGGCTGGCGCACATCTGCCGCGCCGGCCTCGCCAAGGTGCACGAGGAGGGCCGGCTCACCCGCATCTTCTTCCGTGACCTCAGCCAGTTCCCCGAGCTGGTCGCGCTGGTGCGCGAGGGCCTGCTCCAGCCGATGTTCGACGCGATCACCACGTGGTTCCGCGCGCAACCCGAGTACGCCGAGGCCGACGTCGACTGGCCGGCCATCGGCGCCGTGCTCGGCGGAGCGGTCGTGCACTACCGCCTGTTCCAGGACACCGTCGGCGACATGCCGGGCCGCACCGACCCTGACCGGTTCGTGGCGTCCTGGGTGCGCCTGTCGCTCGGCCTGCTCAGCGTGCCGTCCCGGGGGGCGACCGCCGAGGTGGCGGAGGTGGCGGGTTGA
- a CDS encoding helicase-associated domain-containing protein, producing the protein MNTDFAEWLRGRSDDRLRALASTRPELITPVPAHVDGLAIRAAGPSATSRALDRLDRFTLAVIETLVVLTEDDGPVLTYKNLRAAVARSVPPGETARLDEALRRAVDALTTAALIYGDDRGLRVAPGVRDVTEAPAGLGPPAADLFRHHPPDRLSGLIAAVHSHEHTPDGDTGVVERLALALAEGGVVERLLADVGPQARAALEELTWGPATGRVPNARREVTLATAQSPIEQLLARGLLGATGDDSVALPREVGLVLRGGRVHRDLSPWPPPLTGTERDRQLAGRTAAGQAFTFTRTVEDLCEQWGVEPPGVLRTGGLSVRDLKRTAQSLDLPEWTAALVIEVAAGAGLIAASGQADGEWTPTTAYDMWRVRATEDRWEVLASSWLTGERVPGLVGERDDRDRLLNVLHPELRRPVAAEVRLRTLRVLACAPAGLAPSSASVHERLAYEQPRRRAAYRDQLVGFTLREAEQLGVTGLGALSVFGRALLPGEPGGDAATLLAPLLPEPVDHVVLQADLTAVAPGPLTSDLGRWLALAADIESKGGATVYRFAEGSIRRALDAGSSADELLSMLEKHSTTPVPQPLRYLVTDVARRHGRVRVGTAGAYVRCDDPAILDEVMADRRAAPLRLRRLAPTVVASRSSRTAVVDTLRALGYAPVAESSEGDVLVTRADAKRTERPPAARVAPGALGPDADVVSAAVRAIRAGDEAHRARRRPVPEPDGQVPRSPSSSTITALQDAIRQGSRVWIGYLDAQGQATSRILEPARMEGGYLTAYDETRAAVHRFALHRITGVADVT; encoded by the coding sequence GTGAACACCGACTTCGCTGAGTGGTTGCGCGGCCGGTCCGACGACCGGCTCCGGGCTCTGGCGTCCACCCGTCCCGAACTGATCACTCCGGTCCCCGCGCACGTGGACGGCCTCGCGATCCGCGCCGCGGGCCCGTCCGCCACGAGCAGGGCCCTGGACCGCCTCGACCGCTTCACGCTCGCCGTGATCGAGACCCTCGTCGTGCTGACCGAGGACGACGGCCCCGTGCTGACCTACAAGAACCTGCGCGCGGCCGTCGCGCGTTCGGTCCCACCCGGTGAGACCGCGCGCCTGGACGAGGCGCTGCGCCGCGCCGTGGACGCGCTCACGACCGCCGCGCTGATCTACGGCGACGACCGGGGCCTGCGCGTGGCCCCCGGCGTCCGCGACGTCACAGAGGCCCCCGCCGGGCTCGGCCCACCCGCCGCCGATCTCTTCCGGCACCACCCGCCTGACCGCCTCAGCGGCCTCATCGCGGCCGTCCACAGCCACGAGCACACCCCGGACGGGGACACCGGGGTGGTGGAACGGCTCGCGCTCGCACTCGCCGAAGGCGGAGTCGTGGAACGGCTGCTCGCCGACGTCGGCCCGCAGGCGCGTGCCGCACTGGAGGAACTGACCTGGGGACCGGCCACCGGCCGGGTGCCGAACGCTCGGCGCGAGGTGACCCTCGCCACCGCGCAGTCCCCCATCGAGCAGCTCCTGGCCCGCGGCCTGCTCGGCGCCACCGGCGACGACAGCGTGGCGCTTCCCCGCGAGGTCGGCCTGGTGCTGCGCGGCGGCCGGGTGCACCGCGACCTCAGCCCCTGGCCTCCGCCGCTGACCGGCACCGAGCGCGACCGGCAGCTCGCCGGCCGTACCGCCGCCGGCCAGGCGTTCACCTTCACCCGCACCGTGGAGGACCTCTGCGAGCAGTGGGGGGTCGAGCCGCCGGGGGTGCTGCGCACCGGCGGCCTGTCGGTGCGCGACCTCAAGCGCACGGCCCAGTCGCTCGACCTGCCCGAGTGGACGGCCGCACTGGTCATCGAGGTCGCAGCCGGCGCCGGGCTGATCGCCGCGAGCGGCCAGGCCGACGGCGAGTGGACCCCGACGACCGCCTACGACATGTGGCGGGTGCGGGCCACCGAGGACCGCTGGGAGGTGCTGGCCTCGTCCTGGCTGACCGGCGAACGCGTCCCCGGCCTGGTCGGCGAGCGGGACGACCGCGACCGCCTGCTCAACGTGCTGCACCCCGAGCTGCGCCGGCCCGTGGCGGCCGAGGTGCGTCTGCGCACCCTGCGGGTGCTGGCCTGCGCGCCGGCCGGGCTCGCGCCGTCGTCGGCGTCGGTGCACGAGCGGCTGGCGTACGAGCAGCCGCGCCGCCGCGCCGCGTACCGCGACCAGCTCGTGGGGTTCACCCTGCGCGAGGCCGAGCAGCTCGGTGTCACCGGTCTCGGCGCGCTGTCGGTGTTCGGCCGCGCGCTGCTGCCGGGGGAGCCCGGCGGCGACGCCGCCACTCTGCTCGCGCCGCTGCTGCCTGAACCGGTCGACCACGTGGTGCTGCAGGCCGACCTGACGGCCGTGGCACCCGGCCCGCTCACCAGTGACCTCGGCCGGTGGCTGGCGCTCGCCGCCGACATCGAGTCCAAAGGCGGCGCGACGGTCTACCGGTTCGCCGAGGGGTCGATCCGCCGGGCCCTGGACGCCGGGTCCAGCGCGGACGAGTTGCTGTCCATGCTGGAGAAGCACTCGACGACGCCGGTGCCGCAGCCGCTGCGGTACCTCGTGACGGACGTCGCCAGGCGGCACGGCCGGGTGCGGGTCGGCACGGCCGGCGCGTACGTGCGGTGCGACGACCCGGCGATCCTCGACGAGGTCATGGCCGACCGGCGCGCGGCGCCGCTGCGGCTGCGGCGGCTCGCGCCGACCGTGGTGGCCTCGCGCAGCTCCCGCACGGCCGTCGTGGACACGCTGCGCGCGCTCGGCTACGCGCCGGTGGCCGAGTCGTCCGAGGGTGACGTGCTGGTGACCAGGGCCGACGCCAAGCGCACCGAACGGCCGCCTGCCGCGCGGGTCGCACCCGGCGCGCTCGGCCCCGACGCCGACGTGGTGTCGGCGGCCGTACGCGCCATCCGCGCCGGGGACGAGGCGCACCGGGCCAGACGGCGGCCGGTGCCAGAGCCTGACGGACAGGTGCCGCGGTCGCCGTCTTCGAGCACGATCACCGCGCTGCAGGACGCCATCCGGCAGGGATCACGGGTGTGGATCGGGTACCTCGACGCGCAGGGGCAGGCGACGAGCCGCATCCTGGAGCCGGCGCGCATGGAGGGTGGGTACCTCACGGCGTACGACGAGACCCGTGCCGCCGTCCATCGGTTCGCGCTTCATCGCATAACGGGTGTGGCGGACGTAACCTGA